The following proteins are encoded in a genomic region of Fusarium oxysporum f. sp. lycopersici 4287 chromosome 1, whole genome shotgun sequence:
- a CDS encoding Ca2+ transporting ATPase, sarcoplasmic/endoplasmic reticulum translates to MESAFAKPVGDVLANFNVNEATGLSDSQVTELRNKHGRNSIPEEPPTPLWELILEQFKDQLVLILLGSAAVSFILALFDDEEGWSAFVDPVVILTILILNGVVGVSQESSAEKAIAALQEYSANEANVVRNGGHVSRVKAEELVPGDIVTVSIGDRIPADCRVISIESNSFSVDQAVLTGESESVGKRASTVIEDEKAVLQDQTNMLFSGTTVVTGRARAIVVLTGPNTAIGDIHESITAQISEPTPLKQKLNDFGDSLAKVITAICILVWLINIPNFNDPSHGNWTKGAIYYLKIAVSLGVAAIPEGLAVVITTCLALGTRKMAAKNAVVRSLPSVETLGSCSVICSDKTGTLTTNQMSVSKVLHLNEDGSGLNELDVEGTTFAPRGAIKSNGVVVQDLPNSSATIRQMTQVAAICNDAQLAYDSRSATFSSIGEPTEGALRVLVEKIGPCAPTDTRPEDCVHYASAAYQKELPRLATYEFSRDRKSMSVLVGKGNDKKLLVKGAPESVIDRCTQTLVGSNGKKVALTKKIADRLMSEIVRYGNNGLRVIALASIDKVAENSLLHTASSTEQYAQLEQNMTFLGLVCMLDPPREEVPGAVQKCKDAGIRVIVITGDNRNTAESICRQIGVFGQHEDLTGKSYTGREFDQLSPSEQLEAAKRASLFSRVEPSHKSRLVDLLQSLGEVVAMTGDGVNDAPALKKADIGVAMGSGTDVSKLAADMVLADSNFATIEVAIEEGRSIYNNTQQFIRYLISSNIGEVVSIFLTAALGMPEALVPVQLLWVNLVTDGLPATALSFNPPDHDIMKRRPRKRDEALIGGWLFFRYLVIGTYVGLATVAGYAWWFMYNPEGPQITFRQLTRFHHCSADFPEIGCSMFSNDMAKAASTVSLSILVVIEMFNAINALSSSESLLTLPLWKNMMLVYAIALSMALHFALVYIPFLQGLFSIVPLNVLEWKAVVAISAPVVLLDEILKAIERQFFMQTTTDISLKTKKEQ, encoded by the exons ATGGAGAGCGCGTTCGCGAAACCAGTTGGCGATGTCCTCGCCAACTTCAACGTCAACGAGGCTACAGGCTTGAGCGACTCTCAGGTCACCGAGCTACGCAACAAGCATGGGCGCAACT CTATTCCTGAGGAGCCTCCTACTCCTCTGTGGGAGCTTATCCTAGAGCAATTCAAGGACCAGCTAGTTCTTATCCTTCTTGGTTCCGCCGCTGTCTCATTCATTCTGGCACTtttcgacgatgaagaaggctggAGTGCTTTCGTCGACCCAGTTGTT ATTCTCACcattctcattctcaacgGTGTCGTCGGAGTCTCCCAGGAAAGCAGCGCCGAGAAGGCTATCGCCGCCTTACAGGAATACTCAGCCAACGAAGCGAATGTGGTGCGAAATGGTGGTCATGTTTCACGAGTCAAGGCCGAAGAGCTAGTCCCCGGCGACATCGTCACAGTCTCCATTGGTGATCGTATTCCTGCCGATTGTCGAGTTATCTCTATCGAAAGCAACAGTTTCTCTGTCGACCAGGCAGTTCTCACTGGAGAGAGCGAGAGCGTCGGCAAACGCGCCTCTACCGTTATCGAAGACGAGAAAGCCGTTCTACAGGACCAGACCAACATGTTGTTCTCTGGAACAACTGTTGTAACTGGTCGCGCTCGAGCTATTGTTGTTCTCACAGGCCCTAACACCGCTATCGGAGATATCCACGAAAGCATTACTGCGCAGATCTCGGAACCCACGCCCctgaagcagaagcttaaCGACTTCGGCGACAGTCTAGCCAAGGTTATTACTGCCATTTGCATCCTGGTTTGGCTCATCAACATTCCCAACTTCAATGATCCTAGCCACGGCAACTGGACCAAGGGCGCCATTTACTACCTCAAGATTGCCGTCTCCCTTGGTGTTGCTGCGATTCCTGAGGGTCTGGCCGTTGTTATCACTACCTGCTTGGCTCTTGGAACGAGAAAGATGGCTGCTAAGAACGCTGTCGTCCGAAGCCTCCCCTCTGTTGAGACCCTTGGGAGCTGCAGCGTCATCTGCTCTGACAAGACTGGTACTCTGACCACCAACCAGATGAGCGTTAGCAAGGTTCTACATCTCAACGAGGACGGTAGTGGTCTAAACGAGCTCGATGTTGAAGGCACTACCTTCGCACCCCGTGGAGCCATCAAGTCGAACGGTGTTGTCGTTCAAGACCTCCCCAACTCTTCTGCTACTATCCGCCAAATGACACAGGTAGCTGCCATTTGCAATGACGCTCAGCTTGCCTATGATTCTCGATCTGCCACTTTCTCCAGCATTGGTGAACCAACTGAGGGTGCTCTTCGAGTCttggttgagaagattggACCTTGTGCCCCTACCGATACCCGCCCTGAAGATTGTGTTCATTATGCCAGCGCAGCCTACCAGAAGGAACTACCTCGCCTCGCTACGTACGAGTTCTCCCGGGATCGCAAGAGCATGTCTGTCTTGGTTGGTAAGGGTAATGATAAGAAACTCCTGGTCAAGGGCGCTCCTGAATCCGTTATCGATCGCTGCACACAAACTCTCGTTGGCTCCAATGGCAAGAAGGTTGCACTCACCAAGAAGATTGCGGACCGCCTGATGAGCGAGATTGTACGATATGGCAACAACGGTCTTCGAGTCATCGCTCTCGCCAGCATCGACAAGGTAGCTGAGAATTCACTTCTGCACACTGCTTCTTCTACCGAACAATATGCCCAGCTTGAACAGAACATGACTTTCCTTGGCCTCGTCTGCATGCTTGATCCTCCCAGAGAGGAGGTTCCCGGCGCTGTACAGAAGTGCAAGGATGCTGGTATTCGTGTTATCGTCATCACTGGAGACAACCGCAACACCGCTGAAAGCATTTGCCGCCAGATTGGCGTTTTTGGTCAGCATGAGGATCTTACTGGAAAGAGTTACACTGGCCGCGAGTTTGACCAGTTGTCTCCTAGCGAGCAACTTGAAGCAGCTAAACGTGCCTCTCTGTTCTCCCGCGTTGAACCCAGCCACAAATCTCGACTGGTCGATCTACTTCAATCTCTTGGCGAGGTTGTTGCTATgactggtgatggtgtcaaCGATGCCCCTGCTTTGAAGAAGGCCGATATCGGTGTTGCGATGGGTTCAGGAACTGATGTCTCTAAGCTGGCTGCCGACATGGTTCTTGCTGACAGCAACTTTGCCACTATTGAGGTAGCCATTGAGGAGGGTCGTTCCATTTACAACAACACTCAGCAATTCATCCGGTATCTGATCTCGTCCAACATTGGTGAGGTAGTCTCGATTTTCCTGACGGCTGCTCTTGGTATGCCCGAGGCTCTCGTTCCAGTTCAACTTCTTTGGGTCAACCTTGTCACCGATGGTCTGCCTGCCACCGCTCTGTCTTTCAACCCCCCCGACCACGACATCATGAAGCGTCGTCCTCGCAAGAGAGATGAAGCTCTGATTGGCGGATGGCTCTTCTTCCGTTATCTCGTCATCGGTACCTATGTTGGTCTCGCTACGGTTGCTGGCTATGCTTGGTGGTTCATGTATAACCCTGAGGGTCCCCAGATCACTTTTCGCCAACTCACTCGCTTCCACCACTGCTCAGCTGACTTCCCTGAAATTGGCTGCTCTATGTTCTCCAACGACATGGCCAAGGCAGCTTCAACGGTCTCCTTGTCTATCCTGGTTGTGATTGAGATGTTCAACGCCATCAACGCGCTGTCATCCAGCGAGTCTCTCCTCACTTTGCCTCTTTGGAAGAACATGATGCTCGTTTATGCCATCGCTCTGTCCATGGCTTTGCATTTTGCCCTCGTCTATATTCCCTTCCTTCAAGGCCTGTTCTCCATCGTGCCTCTGAACGTTCTGGAATGGAAGGCAGTTGTTGCCATCAGTGCTCCTGTTGT ACTTCTCGACGAGATACTCAAGGCTATTGAGCGACAGTTCTTCATGCAGACAACAACTGACATTTCCCTTAAGACAAAGAAGGAACAATAG